In Hyalangium gracile, the following proteins share a genomic window:
- a CDS encoding TraR/DksA family transcriptional regulator: MNQKDLKRYKKMLEDSKTALLESAKKTLVEESSFDTDDLPDEIDQASSEYAQSMVFRLRDREKFLLQKIEKALQRIEDGTFGICERCEEDISPKRLEARPVTTLCIRCKEEQEKKERSYG, from the coding sequence GTGAACCAGAAAGATCTCAAGCGGTACAAGAAGATGCTCGAGGACAGCAAGACCGCGCTGCTCGAGAGTGCGAAGAAGACCCTGGTGGAGGAGTCCAGCTTCGATACGGATGACCTTCCGGACGAGATTGACCAGGCTTCCTCCGAGTACGCCCAGTCGATGGTGTTCCGGCTCCGCGACCGCGAAAAGTTCCTGCTCCAGAAGATCGAGAAGGCGCTCCAGCGCATCGAGGACGGCACCTTCGGCATCTGCGAGCGCTGCGAGGAGGACATCTCTCCCAAGCGCCTGGAGGCCCGGCCCGTCACCACGCTCTGCATCCGCTGCAAGGAAGAGCAGGAGAAGAAGGAGCGCTCCTACGGCTGA
- a CDS encoding FHA domain-containing protein gives MTFCPRCDAENPDDASICQSCGAPMRSGTLVMAVSQIAPRPQVSLRVVRADGGPESVVRMTRDTLTCGQQGDLRLPDDPFVMPEQARFFFSGVRLAVEDVGGANGVFVRLRQERELTTGGELRLGRQRLVLEPIPAASMGPGGAQIWGSPDAGYRLRLVQFLEGGMRGAAFPLKEGDNLLGREHGDITFPTDGFVSGRHAVLTVRKDQLMVRDVGSSNGTFIRLAGPTFVDNGDHFLIGRQLLRVEIQAMV, from the coding sequence ATGACCTTCTGCCCTCGCTGCGACGCAGAGAACCCCGACGACGCCTCCATCTGCCAGTCCTGTGGCGCTCCCATGCGCTCGGGGACGCTGGTGATGGCGGTGTCCCAGATTGCTCCGCGCCCCCAGGTCTCCTTGAGGGTCGTCCGGGCCGACGGCGGCCCGGAGTCCGTGGTCCGGATGACGCGGGACACGCTCACCTGCGGCCAGCAGGGGGACCTGCGGCTGCCGGATGACCCCTTCGTCATGCCCGAGCAGGCCCGGTTCTTCTTCTCCGGCGTCCGGCTGGCGGTGGAGGACGTGGGAGGGGCCAACGGCGTCTTCGTGCGCCTGCGCCAGGAGCGGGAGCTGACCACCGGCGGCGAGCTGCGGCTGGGCCGGCAGCGGCTGGTGCTCGAGCCCATCCCCGCGGCGTCCATGGGGCCGGGCGGCGCGCAGATCTGGGGCTCGCCCGACGCGGGCTACCGGCTGCGTCTGGTGCAGTTCCTCGAGGGCGGCATGCGCGGCGCGGCCTTCCCGCTCAAGGAGGGGGACAACCTGCTGGGTCGGGAGCATGGCGACATCACCTTCCCGACCGATGGCTTCGTGTCCGGGCGCCACGCCGTCCTCACGGTCCGCAAGGATCAGCTCATGGTGCGGGACGTCGGCTCGTCCAACGGCACGTTCATCCGCCTGGCGGGCCCCACCTTCGTGGACAACGGCGACCACTTCCTCATCGGCCGCCAGCTGCTGCGAGTGGAGATCCAGGCGATGGTGTGA